A single Pelorhabdus rhamnosifermentans DNA region contains:
- a CDS encoding response regulator transcription factor produces MHISETELVRFNKIALTIHECTDIDLFETTLLRSLQELVLYDNGGYFHPDPATRSVTCGKLLDTDPKIFQNYKKTYEKHDFHLNHLFSTSNILPTERRSDSNYFSAWKKSPSFAELYLANNLYHMAVINVVTQGRFTGRICMYRKLSRNDFSNSEMTLFYLLSGHIQSVYTKLQMAELYSGAWDVLEHANQGICFFDQNLHCIYVNQRANLLFKQNFCYNLYSRLQEICREFAFFHHDAYYMPTQTGTIDYKYTKINYSCFSYSHNEEHYLQIVFDYYDKKAHQNIKKGYKDLFTEREKMIVKLIAQGKTNKEISELLIISLNTVKTHIKNMLLKTGTPSRAALAVKALSPLLSTNYSNKYKKFSPVEDLYTIQ; encoded by the coding sequence ATGCATATCTCAGAAACTGAGTTGGTACGTTTTAATAAAATTGCTCTAACAATACACGAATGTACAGATATTGACCTTTTTGAGACTACCTTGTTACGCAGTTTGCAAGAGCTAGTTCTATATGATAATGGCGGCTATTTCCATCCCGATCCTGCTACACGCAGTGTGACCTGTGGAAAATTATTAGATACAGACCCTAAAATATTTCAAAACTACAAAAAGACATATGAAAAACACGACTTTCATTTAAATCATTTATTTTCTACCTCAAATATATTACCTACTGAACGCAGATCCGATTCTAATTATTTTAGTGCTTGGAAGAAATCCCCCAGTTTCGCCGAATTATATCTTGCTAATAATCTCTATCATATGGCAGTAATCAATGTAGTAACTCAAGGAAGATTTACGGGAAGAATTTGCATGTACCGAAAACTATCCCGAAACGATTTCAGCAATAGCGAAATGACACTATTCTATTTATTAAGCGGCCACATCCAATCAGTGTACACCAAACTTCAAATGGCGGAACTCTACTCCGGAGCCTGGGATGTATTGGAACATGCCAATCAGGGAATATGTTTTTTTGACCAGAACCTTCATTGTATTTATGTCAATCAGCGAGCAAATTTGCTATTTAAGCAAAATTTCTGTTATAACTTATATAGCCGTTTGCAAGAAATCTGCCGTGAATTTGCCTTCTTTCACCATGATGCGTATTATATGCCAACCCAGACCGGAACAATTGATTATAAGTATACCAAAATAAATTACAGTTGCTTTTCCTATAGCCATAATGAAGAGCATTATCTTCAGATTGTCTTTGACTACTATGATAAAAAAGCCCACCAAAACATAAAAAAGGGATATAAAGATCTTTTCACTGAACGGGAAAAAATGATCGTTAAACTGATTGCACAGGGAAAAACCAATAAGGAAATAAGCGAGTTGTTAATAATCAGCCTTAATACCGTAAAAACCCATATAAAAAATATGCTGCTAAAAACAGGCACGCCGTCGCGTGCTGCCCTCGCCGTTAAGGCTTTGTCACCGCTTCTTTCCACCAATTATTCCAACAAATATAAAAAATTCAGTCCAGTTGAAGATCTATATACTATACAATAG